TAACATGTTTCgatatacacttttttcatttttacgtgCTGAAACGCGAACGATCGATTACGCCAATTCAACGCGAGGGCGATCAAGCATGACGGTAAGGCAGTAAGccgatacacatacatatgcacgcgcTTATACCCTGCTAAGAAAATCTAAACTAGCGACACAAATTCCTGATTTCGAACTGGTTTACCTGAACACTTGTGAAGCACTTTGCTACTCATGTCGCGAGTAGCGACATCTGTTTACAGAATTTTGCAGTGCTCAAAGTAGAAATGCAAATAAGCGCTCTTCTCTCTCAATACATACGATCAATACGAATTTTTACGTTCTAACGGCAATCAGGTTTacacaataaaatttatttcaagcagaagattgtcacttcagcagcattcaaaagaaaaattcttatatGGAAGACTAAGAAAAGCTAACCaccattttacaaataaaacttGAGAAAGTATAAAATTCACTTTAAACCAAGTCGCGTTTCAGAAGGCTTCAAACTATACTCATTTGTATTGAAAACTCATTATTTATCTATTCGTTGTCTTAGAAaactttaaatcaatttcagaaTGCTTAATTGCCCTTTAGAGTACGTTAGATATATTTCAGAAAGAGTCAAGTGAACTTCAGAAAGCGTAGCCTGTATCGAAGAGATTTAATGGTCAGACACAGAATTTCTTACTTTTCCTAAATTTTGTGAAGTAGATGCAttgcctttttgttttttaaagttcaTTTGACTAATTGAAGAGTATAAGTATATCACACTTTTTGAAGTATATGGAACAATTCCTGGAATACAATTTACTACTCTAAGTGATATTTGACACCCCTTAACATGTAATTGGCTATTTTGAAGTGCTTTTGATTGTTTCTAAAATACTATTGCTTATTCTAAAGCACATTAAAAGTATTTGGAAATACATTAGAATATTCTAAACTACATTTGACGGTTTCTGCAATACGATTGACTACTCGGAAATACGTTTAGCGCTTTCTGAAATGCGATTCACTTTTCTGACgtaattttgattgtttttgaAATACATGTGaccattataaaatatttttgccggTTTCTGAAATACAAATGTCTATTCTGAATAACACGCGACGCCTTCtgaaatacaatttattattcGCGAAATATGTTAAACGTTTCctgaaattcaattaaatattctgaaattttttcgacGGTTTCTCGAATACGAATTTTCGGAAATATATCCTGAATGGCATTTCCTGAAATTGAATTGACTATTCTAAGTACTTCAGATGCCTTCGGAAATGCATTTAGTCAttacgaaatatatttaaagcttCCTGAAATACATACCATCGACTAATCTGAAGTATTTccgacttcgtaaaacgtgcacgcggtggtcatgcaaaagaaatcgaattttatacttaaatgtatatgttcaaactcgataataaaaaaaaaattagttaaaaaagtcaaaccgtttgtgttttattcaaaaaaaaagttgaagcgctcttactgaaaaacgctttaccaTCGACTAATCTGAAGTGTTTTCGACGGTTTCTGAAATACAATCGATTATGCTAAAATACTTTTGTTGGATTCTAAAATACAATCGACTATGCGAAAACACGTTGAACGCTTTCTGGAATATATTTGACTATTCTAAAGAACTTTTGACGGTTTCTAAAATACAACTAacaattctgaaatatttttgatggctTCTAAATACACTTTACTATTATGAATTGTCTTTAATGGCTTCTGAAATACAATGGACTATTCTGAAGTACCTTTGATGGCTTCTGAAGTATACCTAATTAACTACTTTAAAGACTTTTCATAGCCTCTGAACAACGTTTGACTTCTCTGAATTATGATACTTTTGACGCGCTGTATAGTACTTTTGCTCCCAAATTCACTAGGAGCAAACCAGTTCAGAACTGATCGATTTCTCGGCAGGGTATAATAACACAAACaccaacgcacacacacacagctgAGTCGCAACAACGATTTCAGGTTTAAAAAGTTCGATCTTCTTGGCATTTCGAAAATATTCGGCGATCTAGACGGTTGGGCGTTGTTGTGCTGCGACTGGTTTACGCGTTAATTGTAAATTTGAATATCCAgctttggatttttattttttttgtgtgtttatttattagTGAAACCCGTGATATCAAAAATTTCTACAGTCTTCTTCAGTGTTGTATGTATGATTGTGCTATTTTGTTTactgttttcagtttttgttgttgtactttCCATTGTGCGTTATTTGCACACAAATCGAAAAGTATTGCCATTGAGTGGCGTGTCGttgcatataattattttacagTTACAGCAAATAAGTGCAGCTGATGCGTTgtgttaatacatattttttgattaaactttttaatttgactGCAGATAAGTTACAATAAAAGGAAACTTTCAAAATGGGCTGTACATCCGGtgtaatgaaatttgttttgaacaTTATGAACGTCCTGCTGGCGGTAAGTTTTATAGTAAATACTAACAATTAagacaacaagaaaaaaattataagctaacaagaaaacttattttaaattcgagcaacaaaaacaaattcgaaaattgaaaCAAGAAAAGTAGACTCTGCCGTAAACAGCAACTGTTAATTGGCACAGCAATTTGGTCTGTAtgacttttgttgttattgaaataattggtaaccaaaaaaaaaaaaacaacaacaaaaaggcaaatttcaatatatgtatgacttttgttgttattgaaataattggtaaccaaaaaacaaaaacaacaacaaaaaggcaaattttaatatatgtttAGCAGCGTTGCTTTTAAATACCATTttgcataataaaattaaaaataaaatatcgaaaatccaacaaaaaaaaaagcataaattcataaaaaagattagaagcaaaaaacatttaagtatgtaataaaaaaatctttggcATCAGTGTGGCGTGCTGACGAATCCAGTCACCTCTTGTTGTTTGAACAAAAcgtgtaatttttttgaaatgatatCATCTATCGGCCGCTAAAATGTTAATTTGGATTCACAAGCAGCTGCGTCAATttgtttgctctttttcagTTGAAATGCCTGCATGCCTAATACGTACGTATAAGCTTTTATATGCGCACAAACAAAATATACCTTTACATATCTACATgcatccatatacatatattatactaCATCTACAATGTTAAATTTGTTAGCATTGTCGATACCGCACGTCGTATCACATGCCGCTTAAGTTTGAAATTGTGCTAAGCTAAACTTCAAATAGCTTCGACTTATCGGatcgttggtttttttttttgttctttgcatCGGCATTCCAGTGCGACATTGTAGACACGAACATAAAGGGTGTTGTTTCGACGGAGCCATCGATGGGGCCTATCAAACTAGTTGTTCGTGTAAACCCATGTTTTTGACTACTGGTCAGTTAATTTTGGACTAACCGCTTAGACGGCTACTGCGCCAATTACGAAGAAGGAAAACTCTTCAACATGAGCAATGCACGAACACGCAGtggaaaattatttccaaaataaatgtttggtaaaaaaaaaacaaaataaataaccaaCCTGTGTGCTAAGCTGAAGCTCATTTCTACCTTAATAGCACgggcaataaataaaatgtttacattcTGAGCGACACTAATCTACAAGCGACTCGTCATTAGTGCCGATGCACTCCGAAAAAAGCATTGGCTggctaaaattttcaaaacgatGATGAGCCATTGCCGTTTTTTATGATGAGTGCCAAGAATACTAGAACATAGCATAACTTTGCCGTCAGAGAGTATGAAAGAAAATAGTTGtttgaaaatcaaagaaaaaaaaaagtttaacaaaagTCCATAATAAGCTCAGCCCCATTCccgcgacagtcggttctgcATCACCGGAACGACGCGGATTTGTATCCGGCAGGGAACTGCCACTTTAGCAGCATTCTCCGTATTTGTTGTAATGATAAGACGGTACCTGGGAAGGTGCAATCttgtattccatcattcttAGGTCGGCCCAACACCTGatttttgccaaatttactGAGAGCCGAGTGACATGCATAGCATTCATGCGACCTCTTTTTCCCATGCCAATATCAAGCATCTGCGAAGAATGCATAGAAGCCAGTGACATAAGCCGCTGCAATACGTAATTTGTCATGTGGTTTGACTGTTGTGAACTACCTCCTATTAAAGTATGATACATGAAGTCACTGGTATAGGTTGATAAACCAATTAATATTTACGATTTGGGGGTCAACATTCGACGCGTTATTGCGCAGTAACGCCGGCTTTGGTGGAAAAGCTGATAGAAAATAATGTTATTGTCTGTATAAGTTACAATCGATGTAGAGCAaagcgaaaacaaaacaaaaaaaattgcgaattttaaaataatttttactagGTCGCATCATTCATAAACGTAGTTGATTTTAAATTAACTTAGCTACAAAAGaattaagaaataagaaaaacacgATAGGTGGCGCGTGGGTCGAGATATTTGGCAAACCCTAATTTATGGTACGATTTCGCTGACATTCAGAATCTGTATTACCAAATTAAGTGAAACAAGTGAGCCCATGTAATGaacaatttagcaaaaaattaagCTGGCGAAGTCAGGATgttggataaaaaaattatatgtgtaTGACCCAATTTGGCTCATATTCAGAATAACGTGAAATGAAGTAATTTTTGAatgcaattatttataattaaattttatgcaaataaaaaaagagaaataagcGTGACACAATGATTCACTAGATGGCGCTGGGGTcacgattttaaaataaaattttatttgcaaattttgcatGAACGCTTTTATATCCCATTTGGCTTATATTAatactatataatatatacggcggccgccgtagccgaatgggttggtgcgtgactaccattcgcaattcacagagagaacgtcgcttcgaatctcggtgaaataccaaaattaagaaaaacatttttctaatagcggtcgcccctcggcaggcaatggcaaacctccgagtgtatttctgccatgaaaaagctactcataaaaatatctgccgttcggagtcggcttaaaactgtaggtcgctccatttgtggaacaacatcaagacgcacaccacaaatagaaggaggagctcggccaaacacccaaaaagggtgtacgcgccaattatatatatatatatatatatatatataatatgtacgatagaaatatattttttatttacatgctAGATGGCGTTAAGCTTAAGATACACCAGTCCCCCGAATTACACGATTTCGCTTTTACATGGTTTCTAAATgacaacaaacaattttttttgtcttattttgaTAGTTTGCATTATGTCATTTATAAGTGATATTATATTGATAAACGTTGCGCTTTAAAAGCTCGTTTAAAGTTACCAAGCtcacttttttccaaaactaaTCGCAAGTATTAAGATAGTGGCATAGTGCgtgaagaagaagatgaaaaaacttcaaagtcaTTTGTTCTGATAGAATTCTAATAACAGGTGAAAAAAGacagttttttagttttacaaatttatttcgtaACTAATAGTGTTTTAACTTTATTAGAGCCCTGAAATGTCAACAAAAAGAAAGCCCAAAAAAAATCCGCACAAAACTCAGTATCCATAGCAAAAGAATGTGAAATGAATGAGGCGACTGTTAGGACAGTAAAGCAAATGGAAGCTTCTATTCGAAAAAGTGTAACCAGTGGAACTACTGTTTGTTACGtttatattgttattgtttgaaaggaatagtgtgatttaatattttcattttatttgtaattttcaaaaataaaatgaattttcaaaaataaattatattgaaattgAATCAGTCCTTATCTCATTTTGTAGGATTAtaatgaacatatcttcgacTTTTCTTTGTCCTCTTTAGATCGATTCATACGGTTTTTAGGTTTATTGAACATATCCGTCTACTTTGTATGAACTCTGTGTCTCGTTTTGCACGATTTTTCCAAGATGATTGGAATTAGTGCACGAATATATGGGAAATACTTGTATAtactttaagttattttctTGGATGAGTACATCTCTTTCCATTtcggaaagaatggaataagagattctcactaaacaagttcgacactacagtctatacagatggcagtaaaatggattgtgctgttggagctggtatatattctcatagacctaaaattgaaagatctgtgcgtctccctaatgcttgcagtgtctctcaggcggaagtactggcgattggggaagcttctaggctactaatcgcacatccctcttttaagggcaatatcgctattctttctgGTAGCCAAGCtgtaatccaggcactggattctcAGCTACaataacctctaaagtggtggaacaaagtaggaatagccttaccgCCTTGAGTGAAAATCATAAAGGTACCTTAATCtaggtcccgggacatcggagcattgaaggtaatgaaaaagtggatgaactggcaagaaggcgatctgccatgaataacgctcttgcagaatcggcaTTCACACCACTAGGTGCAATCAAGAGtgaaatttccctaaaatacctccgagtcgcagattgtagatggagagaccagacgaaatgcaaaattagcagaacgttatggcccacctacaaccttaagcaatcgtcaacattgttaaacatgaaacgacgggacgcctggtgactaacggcagtcataactggcttttggtctgtgggagaacagGCAgctaaaatgggcatccctcccaccctgggtaaaccgctgttcgagagtttggaacaactgtctggcttagatgtcaacagcctgataaggttcctgaaccgcacagcaagttggtaacgaggatgtggcaacaaaatggtgcggaagcgctagttggattctggaagaatcactacTTAAAcctaccaaccaaccaacatccTTTGAATAGTTTAAATACCAAAGAGAAACCCAGTGCTTAACTATCTATCTAGAAGCATGCAAGTCTAATTAAATAATAACCAAGGGGATatcttaattttaatacaaacaattattaatttaacaaatgtttattgaattacatttttttggattaaaaattaaaaattttccttctattattaattttattatttccttaAATTATTAACGCTTAGGTATAATAACTCTTTATTTTAGTACCCTGTTCATATaaaaggaaattgcaaaaaacctgaaatatttttaaagtgtcagtaaaacaattgaaattgatcgaaaaatttcgcTAAACGAGACGAAatggtataaaatattttcattttcataaaagATGAATTTGATTtaaacaaacactttttttatttttcttttgaaatttatttattttttttcatcttaataatttgaaataattatatagcattgaaaaaatttacttgataCAAGTTTTATACTTCTAAAAAGTACCCATTACGTGCACAGTAAATATGCACGCCGAGATGTATTTACTTGTTTTCAAACTCGAAATATTTGTGTCGTTAAGTTGTCCCGCCCGCCACAATCAGCAGCCTAAACCAGCTTGTCGCCAAATGGTGTAGAATTTATGAGTAATTTTTTAGCTGTGTGGTTGTTGGTGGAAAAACCGCTTGTGACCAtaattgcatttgtttttgttgctttatatatataagtgcatatatgcatacatatacatatgtatctatacaatagtacatacatatatatatgtatatcttcatgtttttttatttaattttcgctaactaattaaacaaatattcaattgCGACATGTATTAGTAACTCATGCATGCACCCAAATTTGCACAATCAATTGAATTTTGTATGCAATATGCgaatacaatatttatatatttttatttcatttaatttttctttgctataTTTTATGCGTCTCCACACCCTCTCTTTTCAGCTCTTCGGCCTCGCATTGATAGCTTTGGCAGCCCTGTCCTTCAATACTGCACCCAAAGTCTACATCTACTATCTATTTGTAGTGGGTGCTGTTAATTTCATAGCGGCTATGTTGGGTTGTTGCGGCATTTGCCAGGAGGATGTTTGTCTCACGACTACGGTGCGTATAAGTAACCAGCTGACAATGAATGAAACCTAAAttctatacatataaatgtatctattacatatctatatacatatttactacatatatacatatacacattttaATAGCTTTATTTTCTATCCCCACACACGCCTACTATCTCTTAATTGCTTGTACATAGATATTCGCCTACTGTTTACATTTGATTAATTGTTTTGTTAGACACCTTTatggttattgttattttatatttttttttatttttatgtattttaattttttctctctttAGTATGCCATCCTTATAGCGCTTTCATTGGCTTCACAAATAGTTGGCAAAATTTATGCCTCCGATTCGAATGCCATCAAGGAGTTTGCTGCCAAAGATGTGGAAAAGACGTGGCTGGAGGAAATCAAATTACCTGGTGCCATGAATAATACACAGCAAACGgtaagttttgttgtttttgggaAGTGATAATGCGAAAGATTTAGTCTTTAGGTTAGTACGAAAAATAGTATTACGAAAGTCTAAATTGGTTAGCATCATTGATTTAAAATATGCGTGGAAAGGAGGCGAAATGAAGAGGTAGCGTTGTGTATTTGACTGTGAAAtgaagcgtttttcagtaagagctcttcaacgtttgtttttgaataaaacacaaacggtttgacttttttaactaattttttttttattatcgagtttgaacatatacatttaggtatgaaattcgatttcttttgcatgaccaccgcgtgcacgttttacgaagtccaatcgttgaacccaattttcgaccactcttttgcataaatcggccgaaattccagcaatttcgcgttcaatattggctctgagctcacaaatcgtcgccggcttgttactgtagatcaatgacttcacataaccccaaagaaaatagtctagaggccattcgaccggtccatttctggaaataatgggctcatcgaacttactcttcaacaaatcaattgtagcgtgtgctgtgtcgcttgtggccccgtcctgttgaaaccacatgtcgtctaagtccataccattcaattgcggccaaaaataatcgtttatcatgtcgcggtatcgatttccattcacagtaacgtggcgatcgttctcgtcaacgaaaaaatatgggccaattacgccgccggcatgtaaatcgcaccaaacagtgatggtggatgcaacggtgcctcatgaatcacgtgtggattgctttctgcccagtaacgcatattttgcttgttgacaaagccattgagccaaaagtgagcttcatcactgaagatgattttttggaaaaaatctggactaaagtagcagcaacagaacgattattttcataaaaaatttgcacgatttgcaatcgttgatcaagtgtgtagcgttccatgatgaaatgtatactaatgaagtttacaaatgacaagcgaaaaataaaaaatattgcgtcgttcgcccacCCAATCGGAAAAAAGTTGGAGCGCacttattgaaaaacgctttattctTCCTTTTCAATATACAGTTCATTAAACAACTTTAGCAGGCGGTCTTattgacaaaaatatttttttttttatatttaatacaatgTACAACATTTCGTATACTTCatatacaaaaaccatataaatctaaATTACAAACTtagcgcaaattaaaaaaaaaaattcaacaaatttttactttttactcaaaattttcaacccatggaattaaaatttttagagtgGTTCAAAAATCGAGTGGAtttctaagcattttttttctgcCGACGGTCCTgtacatttttcccatccaacGAATGCTCGCACGAAaccttaattttcataaaacattattaaaattaaataagcaacaaataaaatgtcaaaatgtgCTAATACGGAAACTGTAGGAACGCTCAGTTATGTAGGGTGTGCGTAAGAATATATTACATTAAAATCATTATATTACATTTGTCCGTCTCCTGGCACACGCTAAACTAGGATGAGATGAACCGTATATAACGCGCCGTTCATTGACAACTGATACAGCAATTTTtacctattattttgaaaatattgcacTCCAGATGGCGCTGCTGACGAAATAATGCAAAACATTCAATTTATGGTCCGACTCAGTTCATCTTTATATAGCCAATACTAGctggataaaaataaatagtattccacaaaaattgtaactttAGGAGACTCTGGGGACGATATAATTCGAAAAATCATATTTCTGGTCcgcctcacaaaaaataatttttttttttaattagcgctTACACTCCTTTCGGGTGCTTagcccagctcctcctcctacttgtggtgtgcgttttgatgttggaGAAACCTCAAATAAAGAAACCTatagtttcaaaccgactccgaacgacagatgttTTTtcatgaggacctttttcattcCACAATTACACtcggccattgcctgccgaggggtgaccactattagaaaaaattgtctatcattttggtgtttcatgcacagaaGACGTGTTTCGACAAATTGTATTTATGGTTCATTTTGAGTCAAATTCAGGAGGTGTGCAATTCAAAATATTcgtaaaaattatatacattattatatacaaaattacaatatacaaattatatatatatttatatatattattagttttaatttacatttttttaccgccgcagcaatggtatgtccggAGCCTAAAAAACTCCCCCCCACTCGGGAACCGCTTTCGCATTCCTTGAGAGTGGCGTTCCGCCTTTCTCATTACAAATGACTATACCTAGGTGCTTGTGTCCCGGTGTTCGTAGTCATagtctattttaattttcaaatttcaaactttctttAATTACAAAAAGCCCTTTCGAGCTATTAAATGAAAGCTATGAATaatctttctaaaaatttactTATACCAAAAACAATTTCAGTATTGATGAAAATAACTGATTTCACTTCATCATCAGCAGCGAATTCTTGTTTTTCGAGTCACTTTACATATTTGGCAgcatattataaatttatttttatt
The sequence above is drawn from the Anastrepha obliqua isolate idAnaObli1 chromosome 4, idAnaObli1_1.0, whole genome shotgun sequence genome and encodes:
- the LOC129245783 gene encoding CD63 antigen, yielding MGCTSGVMKFVLNIMNVLLALFGLALIALAALSFNTAPKVYIYYLFVVGAVNFIAAMLGCCGICQEDVCLTTTYAILIALSLASQIVGKIYASDSNAIKEFAAKDVEKTWLEEIKLPGAMNNTQQTYHCCGKIGPNDYFSIGRLAYPASCYPKMVYNQTALWTTGCIKAAEYEFSSIFTYSSSGEWGNLIITAVMLLFAIYLVIRFRSKQRRYDY